A single region of the Podospora pseudopauciseta strain CBS 411.78 chromosome 1, whole genome shotgun sequence genome encodes:
- the URE2 gene encoding Transcriptional regulator ure2 (COG:O; SMCOG1193:glutathione S-transferase; EggNog:ENOG503NYFG; antiSMASH:Cluster_1), which translates to MTATLNPPKPIRVWLTPPGPNGWKTIFLLEELSLNYEFKSFRFDDVKKPPFIDINPNGRIPAIEDPNTGLTLWESGAINQYLIEQYDTEKRLTFDDVINRNLCNQFLQFQMSGQGPYYGQCGWFQHLHAEKIQSAIDRYSNEIKRVLGVLEIVLSKKGEYEQWLVGDKMTYADMAFVPWNFRLSEVLMQLWDEVFEGTPRVRAWHEKMVELPSWKRAMEHRARLMDEQGLQWNGVPKGIETFTEYEEKIEKGEMKYD; encoded by the exons ATGACAGCTACTCTCAACCCTCCTAAACCCATCCGTGTATGGCTCACCC CACCGGGCCCCAATGGCTGGAAAACCATTTTCCTCCTTGAGGAACTCTCCCTTAACTACGAGTTCAAATCGTTCCGCTTCGATGACGTGAAGAAACCCCCTTTCATAgacatcaaccccaacggcCGCATCCCGGCCATCGAAGACCCCAACACCGGTCTCACCCTTTGGGAGTCGGGAGCCATCAACCAGTACCTCATCGAGCAATACGACACGGAGAAGCGTCTCACATTTGACGATGTCATCAACCGCAACCTCTGCAACCAGTTCCTCCAGTTCCAGATGAGCGGCCAAGGACCCTATTACGGTCAGTGCGGCTGGTTCCAGCATTTACATGCTGAGAAGATCCAGTCGGCTATTGATAGGTATTCCAATGAGATCAAGCGTGTGCTGGGGGTGTTAGAGATTGTTTTGTCGAAGAAAGGGGAGTATGAGCAGTGGCTAGTCGGGGACAAGATGACGTATGCTGATATGGCGTTTGTGCCTTGGAATTTTCGGTTGAGCGAGGTGCTGATGCAGTTGTGGGATGAGGTCTTCGAGGGAACACCGCGTGTTCGGGCCTGGCATGAAAAGATGGTCGAGCTGCCGAGTTGGAAGAGGGCTATGGAACATCGTGCGAGACTCATGGATGAGCAAGGGCTGCAGTGGAATGGTGTGCCGAAGGGGATCGAGACATTTACTGAGTACGAGGAGAAgattgagaagggggagatgaagtATGACTAG
- a CDS encoding hypothetical protein (antiSMASH:Cluster_1) codes for MTLLHTKKSKNTLDRYELLMKLINGAIEGFADAGNVKANLKTLYGAHNAFTLTFTIATGIQEIFEFFTTWFSIYNQPIHKNDSNNRHKIIISSHWIASIVSALLGLLSGISGSSMASVATNQIQVCRDRPPTDQYNHVVTVEDV; via the exons ATGACCCTGCTTCACACAAAGAAGTCCAAAA ACACCCTCGACCGCTACGAGCTGTTAATGAAACTCATCAACGGCGCGATTGAGGGCTTCGCCGATGCCGGGAATGTGAAGGCCAACCTGAAGACCTTGTACGGTGCCCACAACGCCTTCACCTTGACGTTCACCATTGCCACTGGCATCCAAGAAATCTTCGAGTTCTTCACCACTTGGTTCTCGATTTACAACCAACCCATTCATAAAAATGACAGCAATAACCGTCACAAGATCATCATATCGTCGCACTGGATTGCTTCGATTGTATCTGCGCTGTTGGGGCTATTGAGCGGCATCTCAGGTTCTAGCATGGCATCCGTCGCGACAAACCAAATCCAGGTGTGTAGAGACCGCCCACCCACTGACCAGTACAACCACGTTGTTACTGTAGAGGACGTTTAA
- a CDS encoding hypothetical protein (antiSMASH:Cluster_1) — MHRLRLIFHCWTTNPTMMYRNTILTLLAGASSVTAAMDPINAILRARQLQDSITTSTGVLDPCISTLTSISSSAPTPPPEVLEYELSKQLESIKTATAPPGSRIDDAADILSICSSAFDEDRTRTTTTYYPPATVIGSEEYDRYRTSVLSWYSSLRPVVSEFAQTCSLKWPEKVGLLWLAFIDNEEDCFKAYSLAVGITATEPPTEIITRTRTVPIETEASTTGTGIPAEETETEEPADETGTSTSVSTAGAARETGYMVAVVAAAAGVAGVMGAM, encoded by the exons ATGCACAGACTGAGGTTGA TATTTCATTGTTGGACAACAAATCCCACCATGATGTATCgcaacaccatcctcaccctcctggCGGGAGCATCATCCGTCACCGCCGCCATGGATCCCATCAACGCCATCCTCCGCGCCCGTCAGCTCCAAGACAGCATCACAACCTCCACGGGGGTCC TGGACCCCTGCATCAGCACCCTCACCTcaatcagcagcagcgcccCCACCCCGCCCCCGGAAGTCCTCGAGTACGAACTGAGCAAGCAGTTAGAAAGTATCAAAACCGCGACAGCCCCCCCGGGCTCTCGAATCGACGACGCTGCAGATATATTGTCAATTTGCTCTAGCGCCTTTGATGAAGACAGGACCAGGACTACCACCACCTATTACCCCCCTGCAACTGTTATCGGCAGCGAAGAATACGATAGATACCGAACATCGGTTCTTTCCTGGTATTCTTCGCTCCGTCCTGTTGTGTCCGAGTTTGCGCAGACATGTTCGCTGAAGTGGCCCGAGAAGGTGGGTCTGCTTTGGTTGGCGTTCATTGACAATGAAGAAGATTGTTTCAAGGCGTACAGCCTTGCGGTGGGGATCACAGCCACGGAACCCCCCACGGAGATTATCACACGGACACGCACTGTTCCCATTGAGACGGAGGCTTCGACGACAGGGACGGGGATACCTGCTGAGGAGACTGAAACTGAGGAACCTGCCGATGAGACGGGGACGTCGACGAGCGTCAGTACTGCGGGCGCTGCCAGGGAGACTGGGTATATGGTTGCTGTGGTGGCCGCTGcggctggtgttgctggcgTGATGGGCGCTATGTAA
- a CDS encoding hypothetical protein (EggNog:ENOG503PDK7; COG:B; antiSMASH:Cluster_1), with product MTMYQLRPLLLFSLGVLVTAVRGDNSEDSKNAIPEVNFDLEGEHAGELPSPWEGPSHCVSGDHCLYFNPEGNDHNGQVLITTPNYAYFTATFPKITSETQISPDSFHLAPIPGKGNGFVAGRLIKKGEVIMQRQPSFLVHADAHIDMKPEVQEKIYQIALSKLSKDAQEKFLSQFGDGVRAKIDKNSFRIVIDPSGDKESGHLGVFVDVSGFNHDCRPNVHYRITNTTHTTVAVRDIHPGDELTISYIYGIARRSTRQKELQDWGFECTCSQCTLNSLETAASDARVKEIKRLEEEIEDKMSRRGEDIKPEMGGKLVDMYLEEKLFAYLAPTYVRAALIYSMFGNEAKAKEYAEEAVDALTREYGTHAKDIQSMRELAADVKGHWSWGIKVVSEEKEQKTWKLGQGKGKKNETGEAGAKKERKIREKIGKKAGKTVKEAKAKKDEL from the exons ATGACCATGTATCAACTCCGACCTCTTCTTCTATTCTCTCTTGGTGTCCTTGTGACAGCCGTACGGGGAGACAATTCAGAGGATTCCAAGAATGCGATTCCAGAAGTCAACTTTGACCTAGAGGGGGAACACGCTGGTGAACTCCCCTCACCATGGGAAGGCCCCTCTCACTGTGTCTCTGGGGACCATTGCCTCTACTTCAACCCAGAAGGCAACGATCACAACGGCCAGGTCCTCATCACAACGCCAAATTATGCCTACTTCACAGCAACGTTCCCCAAGATCACTTCCGAAACCCAAATCTCACCTGATTCCTTCCACCTGGCTCCCATCCCAGGAAAAGGGAATGGATTCGTGGCAGGCCGGCTGATCAAAAAGGGCGAGGTGATCATGCAACGGCAGCCCTCTTTCTTGGTGCATGCCGACGCGCATATCGACATGAAGCCCGAGGTGCAGGAGAAGATCTACCAGATTGCACTGTCAAAGCTGTCCAAAGACGCCCAGGAAAAGTTCTTGTCGCAGTTCGGCGATGGTGTCAGGGCCAAGATCGATAAGAACAGCTTCCGGATCGTGATTGATCCATCCGGTGATAAGGAGAGCGGGCACTTGGGTGTGTTTGTGGATGTTAGTGGGTTCAACCATGATTGCAGGCCAAA CGTTCATTAccgcatcaccaacaccactcacaccACCGTTGCCGTTCGGGACATCCACCCTGGAGACGAGCTGACTATCAGCTACATTTACGGCATCGCTCGCAGGTCCACCCGCCAAAAGGAGCTGCAAGACTGGGGCTTCGAGTGCACTTGCTCTCAATGCACCCTCAACAGCCTTGAAACCGCCGCCTCCGACGCCAGAGTCAAGGAGATCAAACGTCTTGAGGAGGAAATTGAGGACAAGATGTCCAGAAGAGGGGAAGATATCAAGCCTGAGATGGGAGGAAAGTTGGTGGACATGTATCTTGAGGAAAAGCTCTTTGCCTATCTGGCACCGACATACGTGAGAGCTGCGCTGATTTACAGCATGTTTGGGAACGAGGCGAAAGCAAAGGAATATGCCGAGGAAGCTGTAGATGCATTGACAAGAGAGTATGGAACCCATGCAAAGGATATCCAGAGTATGCGGGAACTTGCAGCCGACGTCAAAGGGcattggagttgggggatCAAGGTTGTGAGTGAGGAGAAGGAACAAAAGACGTGGAAGTTGGGgcaagggaagggaaagaagaatGAGACGGGTGAAGCCGgcgccaagaaggagagaaagatCAGAGAGAAGATCGGGAAGAAGGCTGGAAAGACAGTTAAGGAGGcaaaggcgaagaaggatgaACTGTAG
- a CDS encoding hypothetical protein (EggNog:ENOG503P1EI; COG:S) → MTTEVQELSVETLGHEPTGWDYDHENDPNAPPNIEAELEKLQPDHGHNDYSQLVAIPISEEEIEAASKIDYVKWKQERAAHPHKDGSFEYAEHSYLGDSLTLAWDDGQSYVAKYKPFTLPNGLEVTYGQINGLAGDFYGTVNPISDGRDLQDQRQRFLRAWYWLAMDTTRNPTEAQKILNTLSTEVDMVQAALDKGQDPSTVYPNIPDVNVQLQLYTITRPDECPSYLGLAKINWDHFGADARTAYNACHSVALQVAAGGNLQLAYAMNAFGDHFLQDSFAAGHMRTPRRKLHDSVGAADLCAKYMHDEDNAIGLSVKSPIGRAWHTFGDKKLLDKEDIANKNEAWNAVRASADEIYTAWKTKVVPQYPKYAAWNYAPILSEVSSIVAPLFRPDGQRRADIRKRCQAKYTNNYWYWSTASDCALSGLWDYPIKPTADCNI, encoded by the exons ATGACGACCGAAGTGCAAGAGCT GAGCGTGGAGACTCTCGGTCACGAGCCCACTGGGTGGGACTACGACCACGAGAACGACCCCAACGCCCCACCCAACATCGAAGCTGAGTTGGAGAAGCTTCAGCCAGACCATGGCCACAACGACTACTCCCAGCTCGTGGCCATTCCTAtctctgaggaggagattgaggccGCTTCCAAGATTGACTATGTCAAATGGAAGCAGGAGCGCGCCGCACACCCGCACAAGG ACGGCAGCTTCGAGTATGCCGAGCATAGCTACCTGGGTGACTCGCTTACCTTGGCTTGGGATGACGGACAGTCCTATGTTGCGAAGTATAAGCCTTTCACCCTCCCGAACGGGCTGGAGGTGACATATGGCCAGATCAACGGGCTGGCTGGTGACTTCTACGGCACTGTCAACCCCATCAGTGATGGCAGGGATTTACAGGACCAACGCCAGCGTTTCCTGCGGGCGTGGTACTGGCTCGCCATGGACACCACCCGTAACCCAACCGAGGCGCAAAAAATCCTTAACACGCTCTCGACTGAGGTTGATATGGTCCAAGCCGCACTGGACAAGGGACAGGACCCATCGACTGTATACCCCAACATCCCAGACGTCAACGTCCAGCTACAGCTCTACACCATAACCCGTCCCGATGAGTGCCCTAGCTACCTTGGTTTGGCCAAGATCAACTGGGATCACTTCGGCGCCGACGCCCGCACAGCCTACAACGCCTGCCACTCCGTCGCCCTGCAGGTCGCCGCCGGTGGAAACCTCCAGCTTGCCTACGCGATGAACGCCTTCGGAGATCACTTCCTCCAAGACTCCTTCGCAGCCGGTCACATGCGCACCCCGAGACGCAAGCTCCACGACAGCGTTGGCGCGGCTGACCTATGCGCCAAGTACATGCACGACGAAGACAACGCCATCGGGCTCTCTGTCAAGAGCCCCATTGGCAGAGCCTGGCATACATTTGGTGATAAGAAGCTGCTCGACAAGGAGGACATTGCCAACAAGAACGAGGCCTGGAACGCGGTCCGGGCATCTGCTGATGAGATCTACACTGCGTGGAAGACAAAGGTTGTGCCCCAGTATCCCAAGTATGCTGCTTGGAACTATGCCCCGATCTTGAGCGAGGTCTCTAGTATTGTTGCGCCTCTTTTCAGGCCGGATGGTCAGCGACGGGCGGATATCAGGAAGCGCTGCCAGGCGAAGTATACGAACAACTATTGGTATTGGTCGACTGCGTCGGATTGCGCGCTGAGTGGGTTGTGGGATTATCCGATTAAGCCGACGGCGGATTGTAATATCTGA
- a CDS encoding hypothetical protein (antiSMASH:Cluster_1) yields the protein MLFHENDQSWVVGLETSTIAHGKYLTMYIEEIKMTHPKNSTDQHTNELWISMLEESTFEKDEIDADECYDSSQTWTNRTGGDLSEDIGTPL from the exons ATGTTGTTTCATGAGAACGACCAAAGCTGGGTTGTGGGACTGGAGACCTCGACAATTGCTCACGGTAAATACTTGACCATGTATATAGAG GAGATCAAAATGACCCACCCGAAGAACAGCACCGATCAACACACCAACGAACTTTGGATATCAATGTTGGAGGAAAGCACTTTCGAAAAAGATGAGATAGACGCAGACGAGTGCTATGACAGCAGCCAAACTTGGACGAATAGAACAGGGGGAGATCTGTCAGAAGATATCGGCACCCCCCTATAA